The genomic DNA GGCGCGCTGTGGTGGCTGCGCGTCCGGCTCAGCACTGAGTTCGACGGTGCGGGACTGTGCTTGGACAGTGTGAACCGGCAGTTGGAATGTGGTGGGGTTCAATTCGACGTCGAACAATCCCCTGCTGCCGGTGAGTTCGAACCGGTTGCCCGGCTGTCGCTACGCGAGAAGCTGCCGCACAGCCGCGACGTCTCGTTCGACCCCGCGCTGCACACCGCCGACGGGGTCCGCCTGACGCCCGATTGGTTGGCCGACGTCCGACGCGTCGCGTACCGGCGCAGCCGGATCGGACGCGATGCCGAGTAACGCTCAGTCCGGCGGTTCCTGGCTGGTGCTCTCGGTGGTGTCGACGTCCGGGGTGTCCTCCGGAACCTTCTTGGCCCGGTCGGGCTGGTCTGCCGCATCACGCCTGCCACCGTGCTCGTCGTCGCGATGCTGTTCGTCGTAGATCCCCTTACCGGTTGGCATGCACTTGAGGTACCCGACGCCGACCGCCTCAAACTCCCTGGAGGGCCCTACAGTCGCGCCTTGACCGCCGCTGACAACCGCGCACCGTCGGCCTTGCCCGCGGCAATGGCCGTGGCAGCCTTCATCACCTGGCCCATCTGACGCATACCGGGCCGTTCCCCGATCTGCTCGGCGACCTGTGCGATGGCGGTGTCGGCGACGTCGGCCAACTCGGCGTCGGTCAGCGGGGTGGGCAGGTACTCGTCGATGATCCGGGCCTCGGCGTGCTCGTTGGCTGCCAATTCACCCCGGCCGTTCTGGGTGTAGATCTCGGCCGCCTCGCCGCGTTTCTTGGATTCCCGGGCCAGCACCGCGATCACCTCGGCGTCGGACAGTTCCCGGGCTTGTTTACCCGAGACCTCTTCGCTCTGGATCGCGGCCAGCACCATGCGCAGGGTGGCGGTGCGCAGTTTGTCCTGCGACTTCATCGCGCCGGTCAGATCCGCGCGCAGCTTGTCCTTGAGGTCGGCCATAGCGTCAACCTAGCTGCGATCAGTTCTCGCCCGCCACGAATTTCGCATCGACCGACACCGAGACCTCGATATCGGCGGGGGCGAAATCCAGTTCAGGTGCCCCACCGCCTGGGGACATGGCCATCGCGCGCATCATCCGCGGGGACGACGAATCCTCGGGCGAGCGGCTCAACATCCCGGCGTCGCCGATCGCCACCGGCCGCACCCGACCGAGGGCCAGGGCATCGGAGTAGCGCTGGGCCCGGGTGACGGCATCCTGCACGGCGCGGGTGTGTACCTGGGCGACGAGCTCATCGCGATGCTCGGTGGTCAGGGCCCATTCGATCCGCGACAACGAAAATCCGCCGGTTTCGGTGACATGGCGGCCGACCCATCGCGACAGCGCGGTGAAATCGCTGAACTTGACCTGGATGTCGACGCTGGCATGGTGCACCAGCGGCAATTGCTTGCCCTCGTTGTTCCAGGGCCGGTTGGCCCAGGTGCGCACCTGGCCGGTGGACCACCACGTGACCGGGCCGGAATCGGGCTGGTGCAGCGGGGTGATCGTGGATTTCACGGTGTCCAGATCACGGACCACCCGCTCGTACTCCGGTTCGATCGCCGGGCCCTCGTAGCCGAGCGTCGCATGGACCGTCGCACGTTCGGGCGGCTGAAAAGCGGAAAAAGACCCACGCACGATGATCTCGATCGGCATGGGGTCCACCGTAGTTGCTGACGGGAACTACGGTGAATGGATGACGAGCGGTCGGCTGTATATGGGGAGTGTCATCCCGCTTCGCCCGTTGAGCCTGACCGACATCTTCAACGGCGCCGTCGCCTACGTGCGCACCAATCCGAAAGCGACGCTGGGTCTGGCCACCGTGGTCGTTCTGGCGTCGCAGATCATCACGCTCGCACTGCAAGTCGGGCCGCTGTCGGCCCTCGGCGAATTCGACTCGACGGTGCAGGGTGAGGCACCGTCGCCCGGGACTCTCGCGGTGTTCGCCACCGGCGCGTTCGTCGGCATCGTCGTCACGACGCTTGCCTCGCTACTGCTCAGCGGCATGCTCACGGTGGTGATCGGGCGCTCGGTGTTCGGGGGGACCATCACCGTCGGCGAGGCCTGGCGGCGGGTGCGCGGTCGGTTACCGGCTCTGATCGGGTTGACGGTGCTGCAGGCCCTGGCCCTGGTCGTCGCCGCCGGGGGCGTCGCGGTCATGATTGCCGGTGCGGGCGCGATCGGCGGCGGGCTGGCGGCGTTCGCTGTCGGGGCGCCTCTGGTGCTGCTCGCGCTGGTCGGTGTGCTCTATGCGTCGACGGTTCTGCTGTTCGCCCCCGCGGTGATCGTGCTGGAACAGCGCGGCATCGTCGATGCGGTCAAACGGTCATTTACGTTGGTGAACAAGGACTTCTGGCGCGTCTTCGGCATCTGGGTGCTGGCCACGATCGTGGCCTCGGTGATCGCCTGGGGTGTGGGCGCGCCGTTCAACGTGGCCGGGCAGATCATGTCGATGGTCGCCGAGGGTCCCACGGTGCCGGCGCTGATCCTCAGTGCCGTCGGCGCCGCGATCGGGCAGATCGTCACCGCACCGTTCAGCGCGGGTGTGGTGGTCCTGCTCTACGCCGACCGGCGGTTCCGCGCCGAGGCGTTCGACCTGATGTTGCAGACGGGTGCGGGTGCACCGGTGGAAGCTGCCGACCAACTATGGCTGCAGCGGTACCTCTGAGGTGACAAACATCGACATCGACCGTGACGCCGCGCACGACGCCGCGCAGAACGAGCTGACCAAGCCGATCTATCCGCGGGCGTCACCGACCGATCAGATCGGTGAGTGGCTCAAGGATCTGCTGTACCGGATCACCGCCGCAGGCTCCACGATCCCCGGTGGATGGTTCACCATCTCAGTGCTGGCCATCCTGCTCGTGGTGGCCGTCGTAGTGGCGGTGCGGATCGCACGGCGCACCATGCGTACTGCGCGCAGTGCGGACCACGCCCTGTTCGGCAGCGAGGAGCTCAGCGCCGCACAGCACCGCTCGATCGCCGAAAAATTTGCCGCACAAGGTGATTGGTCGTCCGCGATTCGCCACCGGGTCCGCGCACTGGCCCGCCACCTTGAAGAAGCCGGGGTTCTCGACGCGGTCCCGGGCCGTACTGCCACCGAACTCGCCCGCGACGCCGCGACAGCCCTACCGGGCCTGTCGGCCGGATTATTCAGTGCGGCAACCACCTTCAACGACGTCACCTACGGAGAGCAACCGGGTACCGAAACGGCCTACCGGCAGATCGCGGCCCTCGACGAGGCTCGGGCACGATGAGTGCCGAATCGGTCAAACAACGCTTCCGTACGGCGCGCTGGGTGCTGCTGACGTTCGCTGTCATCGTCGCGGTGGCCGTGGTGACGGTGTATCTGACCGCACCGCGACCGGGCGGCGCGATGGATCCCGAGTCGACGTCGCCGGAGGGGACGCACGCGTTGGTCAGTTTGTTGCGGGATCACGGTGTCGAGGTGATCACTGCGGCCGATGTCGACGAGGTGCGACGGGCCGCCCGGCCCGGCACCCTGCTGGTGGTGGCGCAGACGATGTTTCTGTCCAGCGACAAGACCGTTGACCGGCTGACCGACATCCCGGGCGACCTGCTGCTGATCGCGCCGTCCGGGCTCACCCGGCAGAAGCTGGCCCCGCAGATCCGGCTCGACAAGCCGACGGAGTTCGGCGGCGGCGAGCCGGATTGTGAACTGCCCGAGGCCAACCGGGCCGGAACGACGCAGCTGGGCACCACTGATACCTACACCGCGGCCGACGGTACAGCGCTGACGTCGTGCTACGACGGCGCGGTGGTCCGCTACCACGACGGGCAGCGCACCGTCACGG from Mycobacterium sp. DL440 includes the following:
- a CDS encoding DUF4129 domain-containing protein encodes the protein MTNIDIDRDAAHDAAQNELTKPIYPRASPTDQIGEWLKDLLYRITAAGSTIPGGWFTISVLAILLVVAVVVAVRIARRTMRTARSADHALFGSEELSAAQHRSIAEKFAAQGDWSSAIRHRVRALARHLEEAGVLDAVPGRTATELARDAATALPGLSAGLFSAATTFNDVTYGEQPGTETAYRQIAALDEARAR
- a CDS encoding GatB/YqeY domain-containing protein, whose amino-acid sequence is MADLKDKLRADLTGAMKSQDKLRTATLRMVLAAIQSEEVSGKQARELSDAEVIAVLARESKKRGEAAEIYTQNGRGELAANEHAEARIIDEYLPTPLTDAELADVADTAIAQVAEQIGERPGMRQMGQVMKAATAIAAGKADGARLSAAVKARL
- a CDS encoding SIMPL domain-containing protein translates to MPIEIIVRGSFSAFQPPERATVHATLGYEGPAIEPEYERVVRDLDTVKSTITPLHQPDSGPVTWWSTGQVRTWANRPWNNEGKQLPLVHHASVDIQVKFSDFTALSRWVGRHVTETGGFSLSRIEWALTTEHRDELVAQVHTRAVQDAVTRAQRYSDALALGRVRPVAIGDAGMLSRSPEDSSSPRMMRAMAMSPGGGAPELDFAPADIEVSVSVDAKFVAGEN